The window ATATCGTTCCGGCATCTTTTTACGAAAAAAAAGAGGCTCAGAGACGGTTTGGCGGAGGCGCTCTGCGCCGCCTGTCTTCCCGTGGATGATGGACGACGCATATATTTGCAGCAGAAGAGAAAACTTTTTGATTAAATTCCATATAATGGAAATAAATTCTAACAAATGGTACTTGACAAGGGGATAAAAGAGGTTTATCTTATACTTGTTTCCGATAAACAGTTTTAGTTTCCGTATAACAGAAATAGGATTAAAACATCTAAATTTATAAAAAATTTCAAGGAGATGTTATTCAATGGCAAAGCACGAAGTAACACCCGAGCAGCTGGCGCAGCTTGACGAAATATTCGCAAGGGCGAGGGCGGCGGAGAAGCAGATCGAGAACTACACCCAGGAGCAGGTAGACCGCATGGTCCGCTGCGTCGCCTGGGCGGCCGGCAATCCCAAAACCTTCCAGGAGATATGCTGGATGGGCGTTGACGAGGCGGGAGCTGGAGACAGGAACGGACGTTACGGCAAGCGCCACAAGATCCTTGGAGTGCTCCGCGACGCGCTGCGCCAGAAGAGCGTCGGCGCGATCGAGACGATCCCCGAAAAGGGCATCACCCGCTACGCGAAGCCCGCGGGCGTCATCACCTCGCTCATCCCGATGACCAATCCCGAACTTACCCCGATCGTCACCGCCATCTATGCCCTTAAGGCGCGCGACGTCGTCGTCTTCTCTCCTCATCCCCGCACGGTGAAGACCACCAATAAGGTAGTCCAGGTCATGCGCGACGCGCTCGCGTCCATCGGCGAGAATCCCGACTTTCTCCAGTGCGTCTCCGAGGTCAACATGGACCTCGTCGCCGAGACGATGAAGCGCTGCGACCTCATCATGGCCACCGGCGGCCCAGCGATGACCAAGGCGGCCCACAGCTCCGGCAAACCGGCCTACTGCTCCGGCGCGGGCAACGCGACGATGATCTACGATGAGACGGCGATCCCCGCCGAGGCGGCCCGCAACACCCGCATAAGCAAGACCTCGGACTTCGGTTCGGGCTGCTCGGCGGACGGCAACATCATCATCAGCGACGCCATTTACGACGAGACCGTTAAGGCTCTTATCGCCGAGGGCGGCTACCTCGCGACCGATGAAGAGCGCGCCCTGCTCAAAAAGGCGATGTGGGACGAAGAGGGACACCGCATCGTGGCCACTGTCGCCGTCTCACCGCAGGAGCTCTGCCGCAAGGCTGGCTTCGAGATCCCCGAGGACCGCAAGTTCGTGATGGTCAACAGCGAGGGTATCGGCAAGGAGTTCAAGTTCTCCGGCGAAAAGCTCACCACCCTTCTTACCATCTACAAATATGAGGGCGAGTTTGAGAACGCGCTCAAGATGATGGATGAGATATACAAGGTCGGCGGCCGCGGCCACTCCTGCGGCATCTACAGCTTTGACGAAGATCACATCCAGCGCCTCGCGCTCCGCGCCCCCGTCACCCGCGTAATGGTCCGCCAGCCTCAGTCAAAGGCCAACGCCGGCTCCGCCGAGAACGGCATGCCGATGACCTCCAGCATGGGCTGTGGCACCTGGGGCGGCAACCAGGTCTCCGAGAACATCGCGCTCAAGCATTACATGAACAGCACCTGGGTGGCGCGACCGATCATGAAGGATCAGCCCAGCGAGGACGTCCTCTTCGGCGAATTCTACGACGGCTCGGTCACGAGGGAACAGGGCGAAGTAATCAAGTTCTAAGGGATAATTTCGTGCCGGATATAGGATAATCAACAATAATAATGACGGTTTCCGTATGGGAGGCCGCCATTATTTTTATATAAGTCTTTACCAAACGGAGGTAGAAAAAATGTCTGAAAATAAAAAGGTCCGCGTAGGGCTCTGCGGAGCGGGTTTCGCGGGAAAGTTCCACGCCTATGGCATCAACCGCGCCTACGGGGTGGACGCGCAGGTGAGCGTACTCTGCGAGCCGAACCGGGAGCTCGCGGAGCAGGTTGCCGCGAAATACGGCATACCCCGCATCTGCGCGGATTATAAAGAGCTTCTAAACGACGCTTCCCTCAACGTCATCGACCTCTGCACGCCGACGAATATGCATCACGTGATGATCGAAGAGGCGCTGTCGGCTGGCAAGCACGTTATCTGCGAGAAGCCGCTGACAGGATATTTCGGCGAACCCGGCGATCCGCAGCTTGTCGGCGAGGTGGACAGGAAAAAGATGTACGAGGTCGTAGCCTCCCGCCTCGACCGGCTGCGCGAAGCGGTGAAAAAGAGCGGGCGGCTCTTCATGTACGCCGAAAACTGGATCTACGCGCCCGCGGTGACGAAGAGCGCCGAAATACTGCGCGCCTCGAAGGATAAGATCATGCTCATGAAGGCCGACGAGAGCCACAGCGGCGCGCATACGCGGCTCGCCGACGAATGGAAGAACTCCGGAGGGGGCGCGCTGATCCGCCAGGGGTGCCATCCACTCTCGGCGGTGCTCTTCCTCAAACGTACGGAGGCGGCGGCGCGCGGCGAGGCCTATTCCGTGCGCGACGTCTACGGCGACGTGGGGACGGCGCTCAGTAATCTGCCGGAGTCCGAGCGCGGCGCGATCGTGGCCCGCCCCAAAGACGTGGAGGACACGGGCATGATGCAGCTGACCTTCGGCGACGGCACGAAGGCGACGGTATTCGCCTCCGACGCGATCCCCGGCGGCATCCGTAACACCGTAGAGGTCAACACGACGGGCGGCAACATGTACTGCAACATCTGCCAGAACAACTCTCTTGTCTCCTACGCCGCGAACGACGAGACGCTGAAGGATGTCTATGTCACCGGCAACGTAGAGACGAAGAGGGGATATCAGTACGTCATGCTTGAAGAGGAGTGGTTCCGGGGCCAGATCCAGGAGTTCCAGGATTTCATGGAATGCGTCGCCTTTGACCGTGAGCCGCTTTCAAACATAGATATCGCCTGTGAAACGGCGCAG is drawn from Cloacibacillus porcorum and contains these coding sequences:
- a CDS encoding Gfo/Idh/MocA family protein yields the protein MSENKKVRVGLCGAGFAGKFHAYGINRAYGVDAQVSVLCEPNRELAEQVAAKYGIPRICADYKELLNDASLNVIDLCTPTNMHHVMIEEALSAGKHVICEKPLTGYFGEPGDPQLVGEVDRKKMYEVVASRLDRLREAVKKSGRLFMYAENWIYAPAVTKSAEILRASKDKIMLMKADESHSGAHTRLADEWKNSGGGALIRQGCHPLSAVLFLKRTEAAARGEAYSVRDVYGDVGTALSNLPESERGAIVARPKDVEDTGMMQLTFGDGTKATVFASDAIPGGIRNTVEVNTTGGNMYCNICQNNSLVSYAANDETLKDVYVTGNVETKRGYQYVMLEEEWFRGQIQEFQDFMECVAFDREPLSNIDIACETAQLMYAAYLSAAEGRKLPFHGL
- a CDS encoding aldehyde dehydrogenase family protein → MAKHEVTPEQLAQLDEIFARARAAEKQIENYTQEQVDRMVRCVAWAAGNPKTFQEICWMGVDEAGAGDRNGRYGKRHKILGVLRDALRQKSVGAIETIPEKGITRYAKPAGVITSLIPMTNPELTPIVTAIYALKARDVVVFSPHPRTVKTTNKVVQVMRDALASIGENPDFLQCVSEVNMDLVAETMKRCDLIMATGGPAMTKAAHSSGKPAYCSGAGNATMIYDETAIPAEAARNTRISKTSDFGSGCSADGNIIISDAIYDETVKALIAEGGYLATDEERALLKKAMWDEEGHRIVATVAVSPQELCRKAGFEIPEDRKFVMVNSEGIGKEFKFSGEKLTTLLTIYKYEGEFENALKMMDEIYKVGGRGHSCGIYSFDEDHIQRLALRAPVTRVMVRQPQSKANAGSAENGMPMTSSMGCGTWGGNQVSENIALKHYMNSTWVARPIMKDQPSEDVLFGEFYDGSVTREQGEVIKF